accagcaacTGGTATTttttatgtgaaaaaaatggCTGAAAGATTAATTTTCTGATTAAATTTTCAGCTTGTTATGTTAAAATAATTAGTACCTACCAAAGATCTTTTTCTTGTCCTTTGTAGTATTTCAGGTCAAACATGAGGTAACTACCACAGTAAAACACTCCCACTTCTTGCCGTCCATACCTATGGTCCTTATGGTTATCTCTGTCTTGTTCAAGAGCCCTTAATCAAAAAGCTCCCTAAGAACTTGATTTTAGTTGCTTCATCTGCAACCGATTATCCGTGTCACTGCACTCTTCATCTTTTTCTGTATCTGTCACTAGTATCCCTCCTCCAGGATGAGCATCAGTCACCCTTACCTCTCCAGCTGCACTCCTCCCTTTAATCCTCCTGACCAATAGTCAGACAGAGATGCAGATGCAAGATCAATGGAGCGACTGAGCGTCTCGTCTCCACGCCACTCAactcttttctgtctttcttggGAATTTATGTCACAAAACCCATCCTGAATCATGTAATTCCTCTAAGTCCATCTGTTACTGTAGtgccccctctcttcctgtgtCTGTACCTTTTTAAAGGTGGTTCCGtctcaacctcccaaaaaccttTTCCACCAGTCTAAGCTGTTAGCCAATTTGAAGGTATTCAATTATTGAACCAAAAGAGTTGATAAAACTGTGAACAAATGTGTCCATATGAATGggctcccaccccccacccctaatcAGCACCAGCGCTGAGTGCTGTGCAAAGCCAAATCCTGTGCCCACTAAGTTAAGTGTTTATTTTTGGGTGCCAAATGTGATGCCTTAAAAAAAGTGGGAAGAGCTTTACATAGTcacaataatttatttacaatatGTATGTACAGAAAAAgcgaaagaaaaaagaaagaaaaaacaacattgtgtgcatgtttgGAGGATGAATTTAGGAAAGGGGGAGGTCCGAAATCGAGTTTAAGAAAGCAGTTCAACCCCAGGCTTGAGATTTACAGTAATATAGAACCAGCTTGCCATCGCTGCCAAAAGactgaaaaagagaggaaaaaaagacaaagataaatgttaaataaaatagTAAGGCAgatgagtgatgtcacagtaCATTTCCAAAATTACAATGTACAAAACTAATGTTAACTGTTaaatttcatttaatattgacCACTGTGAATTCTGGACTTCACTTCTAATCAGTGGTTAAGGcattttacatttgtaaccatagactgtttaCAGTCTATGTTTGTAACATGGAGCTTCCCTTTAATTGCTCCCTCTTCTGGTCAAAGCTTCACATGACCCATTTACTTATAATTCCAATGACATAGGCTACTACTCTAATATTTCATTAAAGATTAATGATGGCGAGATGAAGCCTCATGAAGCATTGAAGCTTTCCAGCAAATTGGTTCGCAAAAGAGTTAATTTCCAGAGGCTTCATTTGCTCACAATACCACCTGTTGGTCAAAGAGTGTAAATGAAGCAGATATATTACAGATGATCTATGTGATCTGTGATACACTGCATCAGAGAGGGTTTTTGACTGTATTTTGCACAAGTAAAGACTTAGAAATaacaatgaagaaaaaaacaatttccACGTAATCCATTTATATCAATATGGTGTGTATTTTCTGGTGGTATAATATAATTAACTTAACTGTATAATAAACGGATTTCCTTGAGAGGAATGCGACTATCAAACATGTGTAAATCAATCCTTTTGGTCATAACCAGTCACGTGGTATGGACGGCCAGCGAGGCTTCGGATGTCAATGATGTCATTTGTCTAAAAAGATACAAGCCTCGAAACGCGCTTTACGGAAAACCTCAGGGATTTCTCGACACATGCTTCGAAGCCTTGGCACAGAACGTAACATCACTAGTAAAGACATTTAGTTACACTGTGGCTGAGTGTTCTAAATATCACCACAATAATAATGTATCCTATAAAAGGTCATATTTGTTCTCATCTGTTATCACTGATAGGGCTTGGCACATTTGCTTCAATTAAACAAGatttgaatatacagtatgttgttggCAAGCAGTGTAGTACACATGAATAAACCTGGTCttttgtgtgtacatgtgttgcATGTGTTGCTTACTACTAAGATCACTAGCATGAACttccatgcttatgttttaagTAGATATGTACTTACATCAAAGAGGACCCCTACTTCTTGATCCGGTGAGGGGGCAAAAGACTGGTTAACATAAatgaactggaaaaaaaaacagatgcagTTATATGTATAGAATTGCAAGACATGAAGCGTGTTTTCAAAGCCTCTGTTCAAGACAAGATTTTAGCAAGTGAACAAGCCAGTGGACACATGTCATCCTTACCAGTTGTTCACTGCTGTCAAGCTTGAGGAAGCGAGAGATGAACTGAGACAAGGACTGTACTGTCCTCCCCCTGTCCACTGCCcacttctttgttttcattatAGGAGTGTCTCCCACTGCCTTCAGCAGAACATCAACTATagaaatggagaaaataaaaagtgaaagtGCTGCTGCCGCCCGCCACTCAGACTGGCAAGGGCAAATCCAAACATGAATTGTTCAGGGTAATTTCTGGATGAGTTAAATCCAGTGATGTCCGTGACACATAACCGCTATTCCACAGTGGAAAAACAAGAACTATGATTATGTACTTCCAGTAAAAAGTAGATGAAATACTGCAGAATTGCATGGCTTTTTAAAGGGCCGGTGCCATATGAACTACAAAAACTAACACCTGTTGGGCTTTTGCACTATTTGTTATTATAGCCTACAATTCCTTGGGTGCAAAATTTACTCCCCTTTAATCCCTTCTGATGTTAATTTAAATTATTTGAATTTTCTAACTGCTTTCCTGTTGGTACAATTGTGAAATACATTTGCCACGTGTACTTGAAAATTCTTCTATTTGTTGCAATTATAATCTTTGAGATTTACTGTTGTCGAGCATTTGCCTTGATGACAAAGAAAACTTAGCTTTATTGCTAAAAACTTGCATGGGACCTACATGTGCACAGACCATATTTCATGTTATTTCCTTATTATTAAGTTTTCTAAAATAACTCTTAAACAGAAAGCCACCCTTGAATTCAATCTCACACAGCTATTGAGCATAATAATGAAAAGGAGAGTACTTCTTCTTGAATTCCTGAACAAACGTATTTCAAACCCCAAAACATGAAACAAGAAATGTTTAGCTTATAAGCTaacatttcaaacatttcaaTAGTTCATTTCTTAGCCTCAATAAACTATTATTATATAACGTTACAAGATGCGTAATTGCTATTGGCACCACCAGTTGAAACGGTTGATACATAATGGAAATAGACTctctaaaaaaaatattctaaaagAGCAAAACGATTTATGTTGCCTTTATAAATATTAGCAATAACTTTAGCCGAAACCGGTAGTACCACATTTTAAAAGCTAAATGTTTATTggctaaacagaaaaaaatgagcATTCCTATTGGCTAGAATCTCTGTCAATCGTCTTTCACGTCACGCACCCGGAATTGCTCCCTCTCGCACTATCAACATTCCTCGTAAACAGATGGTTATTATTTGCTAATTGAGTAGAATTTTCGATATATTAcactttcttactttttttcttatcaTCATTTGTCGTCGCGTCGTCTGACAGCGGTTGTGACTCCTCTTTTTGCGTTTCTATTGGGGATTCTGCATTGTCAGACATCTTCAGGTAACCACTTTGCTTTGGTTAGTTGTTCCCACCCATAGAAGGTTCCCCCCACCGCACTGAGCTAGCAAGACGAACAGTGGCTGCGATTGGCTACAGAAACGTCAATCACCAAGACACGTAATTCTATTGGTCAATGCGCTTATGGAGCGCTGGGTTTATCAAAGACTCATGAACTTGTGTCTTCTCTTAGCTACATGCTAGGTCAGTTGGAATATATTTTTTCAGATTCAGATGTTTGTTGTCTGTTAATCCTGTGCCGTTTTTGGTTAATATTGAATGCATTCTTCCTCTTTCACTTGCAAGTATACGTACATATTCGTTTGGTTTCTAATTACACAGGAGACGGTACATTGGACATCATACTTTATCCTGGCAGCTGAACTTTCTACAGTCCTGTTGAACCTGTCACCCACTGctcgtcctcctcctcaaaATCGGACCATTCAGACAACAACAGTAAGTTAACTTTCTTatgtttaaaatgacaaaatgacCCAGGATCGCAGTCATCGTTATGTCGCTACAATTCATTTCTGTTAAACTATGATACCAGTTGGTCTCATTGTTATGAAGACAGTGCAACTCCTTCGAGGAAATATTTTGCACAAGGAAGGGAACCAGTTTCCTCCTTTGGAAGATTGaaccaatgttaaaaaaaaaaaaaaaaaacataatttgaaGCTCAAAATAAAGCTCAAAGTAGCAACTACATTGCAAACACGATATTCAGTGCTTATTTCTCCAGGTGTTATTGTTCAATGATTTACTGCTATTTTAATGTTCAGTGGCCTATCATCCCCAACACTGTACCACTACCTGCGGATATGTACCTTAATATATCCGAACACAATTTGTTCTGTCCTGTGACCTGGTTCTTGCAGTGGCAAGAATTGGCAGGCTCTCCACCAAGGATTCGGTGCTTTTCCTGTGTGACATGCAAGAGAAGTTCCGTCCCAACATCTTCCAGTTCACCAACATTGTCAGCAATGCGGCCAGATTGCTCCAGGTTGGAAATACTCGCCATCACACAACTATCTTAGTGTCAGTCATACCAGTTATCAGCCtcagaaatacatttatattcattatttttctccTCCTTATCACAGGCCAGTCGTGTTCTGGGCATCCCGTCCATTTTGACAGAGCAGTACCCTAGAGGCTTGGGTCCCACAGTACCAGAGTTGGGAGCAGAAGACCTGACCGCTCATGCTAAAACTTCATTCACCATGATGATAGAGGAGGTTGAGAAGGAGCTGCAGACCCTGGGGAACCCCAAGCAGGCTATACTGTGTGGAATAGAGGCACACGCCTGCATTGCAGTAAGATCACCTCATAGTTTCTGTAGTTTAGCTTTACAAATGACTTCCTCCTCAGCATCAGAGAGGAAACCATAAAGACACCTGGAAGCTCCTTGCAAGCTTCCAGTAATGAATGCATTATGTTCACGGTCATGTTCATCTTTTACTCATACTAGTTATTGCAGTGAAAAATGACCCAAAAAATGAGCATGACAGAGGTAATGATTTGACAGATGATTATTAAGCTATTATGCTGTTATTAAGTAATGTAGTTATGTCACAGAGCTTCAGTTTCTGAATTAGGAACTCTGCTTCTTGTGTTTTCCACAGTGCACAACATTTGACCTGCTCGAAAAGGGAATGGAGGTTCATATTGTGGCTGATGCAGTCTCATCCAGAAGGTATCCATGTATTCtatgttttttctgctataTAGCATCATTATTACCTGCATAAAATATAGatttgtccatgtgtgtgtcccGAAGCTGTATATTTGTCTTACTGCTTTTGTGTCTCCCCTTCACAGCCAGACAGACCGTTTGTTTGCTCTGTCCCGACTGAAGCAGAGCGGAGCTTTCCTCACCACCACAGAGGCTGTTATGCTGCAGCTGGTTCAAGATGCCAAACACCCCAACTTCAAGCAGGTGCTTACCGCTGCTGCTTTCTGGgttacttttgtttgtttagatGTATCATAAATGTAAGTCTGGCTATATacgcaaaaagaaaacacatttggcTTGTCCTCAGACTGCTGTCAAATAAAGTCTACAGACTGCAGCTTCAGGGCTGCCAAAATACACTGCCTAAAACCTTTATCACTGACACCAGTTGACCAGTTACAGGTGATCTTATATTAGTGTGAGGTGAGACATCATACTGCAGCGATCAAACCCAAATGTGCCAGATTGTATTTAGTTGTAAAGCTACCATATTGCCCTTGCAAACATGTCAATATGGATTTAATTCTGAGTATGCTAGCATACTTATGCCAGCATAAGTAATGAAAGTGACAAATATAtattctgtattgacaggtccAGAAGCTTTTGGCCCACCCATCTCCTGACACCGGCCTCCTCGCCTTCTTCAGCGCTCTGTAGGGAGATCATCACCTGTCATTTTGTGCCAGAAATACTGTACAGAATGTTACTGCTTCCAACACAATGTTTAAGTTCTTCAATAAAGTGATGCTGCTATAAATCTGTactgcttttgtgttttctgaatcaAACTCTCATGCTTTGATGTTTGATAGCATGAGGGTTTAGCTCCTCCTGGATCTGAACAGTTTACCTAACCTAACTTACAGGTTGTTCCTCTTTTGATATCCTGGTGATCCCACAGCTGCAGAAACTTCCTACTTCAAGCTGTTAGAAGCTGAAGAGGAGGGGCCAGCTCACAGAGGCGGGTGCAAAGAGTTATGTCACAAAGAGGGAGGGATGAGTGACGTAATTCTGGTTTAGTCAAAAAGGGAGGGgaagaagagagggaaagaaaaaggaagcTCTCCGATAagtttttgtttgcatttttccAAAGTTACACAAACTTTCCCAAAAACCAAGGTATGACTGGAGGCCTTGTGGGGATCAACATGCTGAAGAGAGAGCTCTGAAGGGAAGGACGGACACCAGTTTGTCAGCAGTTGTGCACAGCTGATGACAACAtcaaatatttattctttttaaggCCTTGGGCCCTCGAGTGATTATAAAGAGGTAAGCAAGTCACTCTTCTTTCTCAGAAAATAGAAAGTGTAGGTGGAATTGTGACACGTATATGCGGTCACATTCATGCAATGCCTTTGCTTGTGAATGACTAGTTTCCAGAGCAGCACTAAGCGTGTGAACTTGCTGGGTGGAAGTACAGGAACAGAACGGTTGACAGTGACATTACAGGCAGAGGTAAATCTACTTAAGCATTTCTCggtatttgtgtttgtcgctaCAGTGTCCAAAGTAAAAGGATGTGTTGATCCAATGCTTCCTCTTCTGAACCCTCAGACCCtggacagagaaaaagagggacaaTGTCCTCTGAACTGGACTCCAGTCTCACCAGTATTGACTGGCTGCCTCAGCTGGGAATCAGCAGCTTGCGctcggggagagagagaggaggaggcgaGAGGGACAAGAAGAAAGAccgagggagggagaggggagactTCCTACCCTCTGTGCCGGACCCCTCCCCTTCTAACTACAAAGGGAAACCCCCTCACAGCTATGCCACTCTCATCGCTATGGCAATAGCAGCTGCACCGGAGAGGAAGTTGAGTTTGAATGACATCTACACCTGGATCAATGACACGTTTCCCTACTACAGCCGAGCTGGCCGTGGATGGAAGGTAAGCTCCAATGTAGAAACAACATATTATTAGTGTATTAGAATAGTAATAACTTTGTTACTAAAGTATAACTTTAAAGTATTTGGTTTGGTGATTTGTAACCAATTTGAATATTATTTGCATCAAGTGGCTGCTGGTGCATGACTGACATCACTTTGTGTCCTTAACAGAACTCGATTCGGCATAATCTGTCCCTTAACAAATGCTTCAGGAAAGTTCCTCGGCCGCAGAATGACCCCGGCAAGGTGAATTACTTTTGTGCATCATGTGAGATGGAGAAATGATTGTTTAAAAGAGCGTAAAGTCGTGACACTTGAACTGTATTTGTAGGGTTCCTATTGGACGATGGATGGACCTGCAGAGGTGAATCAAGTGAGGGCACCTAAACGTCCCTatccagaggaggaagaggagagccAGGATGTATGTTGTTTAATATCACTCACTCATTAACTTGTTAACTATTAAACCTACATTGTTAAAATGTCAAGTACCCAAAAGTGTCAAGAAATCACATGAAGCACAAGGATTCTTGCATTTTATCCCCATATTTAATTTTTCATTGTACTTCTTCAATCTGACAGCTGTAATAagttagcctgacgtggtcatactcagattctagtcagaatgtgaacttcacgacctcgaattttgtgggcggggctaagttcggctggcatccaggctagtaaTAAGTAGTAGTTTCATAGCAAATGCAAATTTTAAACTAAAAACATTGTATTATTAATTACTTAAAACTTATAATCAACACGTTACAGCCTGAAGGGACCAGTGACCCATTTTATCCCTGATACATATTTACTTTTAAGGGTCAGTTCACCAAAAAACTTATTTTCTAATTTACCTCTGGTGGTAGTTAGCCATGCAGATACTGGTTTTGGTTTGATCTGTCCAGGTTTTGAGAATATATGTGTCTCTGATTTCTGCATCCAccaataaaatgataaatgaaaCTTAAtgctcaattcaattcaattttatttatagtatcaaatcataacaagagttatctcgagacactttacagatagattaggtctagaccactctctataatttacaaagccccaacaattccaatattGCTCACAGCattaaaatattatatttaaaatTTAACACCAACATGTCTTTCCAGAAACAATGTCCTGGTTACTCTCGCCTATTAAAAACAGTTGACATAGTTTTTTGGGGATTAGTCAGCATTCACTTACAAATTGTATTGAGGTGAAGGCAGAAATCTCAAAATCCGGGCAAATAAAAGCATGGCTCTGTGAAAAACATTAGTATTTCTCTACTGtaattttttactttcttacaGGATTGTAATAACTTTTCCACCCTTGAAA
The DNA window shown above is from Perca fluviatilis chromosome 7, GENO_Pfluv_1.0, whole genome shotgun sequence and carries:
- the isoc2 gene encoding isochorismatase domain-containing protein 2, translating into MARIGRLSTKDSVLFLCDMQEKFRPNIFQFTNIVSNAARLLQASRVLGIPSILTEQYPRGLGPTVPELGAEDLTAHAKTSFTMMIEEVEKELQTLGNPKQAILCGIEAHACIACTTFDLLEKGMEVHIVADAVSSRSQTDRLFALSRLKQSGAFLTTTEAVMLQLVQDAKHPNFKQVQKLLAHPSPDTGLLAFFSAL